A segment of the Methanothermococcus thermolithotrophicus DSM 2095 genome:
GATACTTTGGACTACTACTACAACTTAAAATGGATATCAAGCAAGGTAGTAAGTAAGTTGATAAAAATATCTAAAAACTTGAAGTATTTCCATGAAGATTTAAACTGGAAGCCCACAAACAAAATGACTCCTGAAGACCATGTGGTCTCACTCCTATATATTGAAAAATTAGGTGGAAGACCAGTACCTATGGATGAGTTAGAAAGCGTTGAAAGAGAAATAACTAGAATAAAAAAATGGTCTGAAGAATTACAAAACTTATAACCACAATATAGATCGTCAAGGAGGGAATGGTATGAATACTGAAGTACTATCATCAATATTACTCGAATCACACAAACCCGCCAAGTTAGATGATATTCCAGAAGATCCGATATCCATAATATTCGCATTCAAATGGCTTGAATACTTATACGAAAGAGTGGGATCCTCAAACATGGTTGATGTATTAGATTTCTACTATAATTTAGGCTGGATATCTGACAAAGCAATATCAAAATTATTAAAGTTCTCAAAAGGTATCTATGTAGAAGACGATGAAATTGAATCTGAATCAGGTAGGTTAACAATTACCGACCATCTAGTTTCATTACTGTTCATCGAAAGATTGAATGGAAAGAAGATTTCAGGCGAAATGCTTGATAGAATAGAATGGGAGATAAGAAGAATAAAAAAGGGGGCAGAACAGTACTATGGGATTTAGTTCCGCAGCAGGCGTAATATTATTACTAACCACAATACTAGCCTGTTCAATATATCTGTACAGCTCGGTAGATATAAGTTCCGTTAAAGTAAATGAGGCCTACTACAAACACACTACATACTTGGAAAATAAATTAAATGAAAAATTAAATATTATTGAAGTAGTAAATTCAACAGATACTATAAATATCACCCTGAAAAACGAAGGTTCAGTAACTCTTGAACCTCAAAAATGGGATGTACTATACAACGGCACACCTAAGAAATTTGGGGTAGTTTCCAACAAGATATATATAACTCCATTGGATAACGTAACATTAACCATTAACGCAACCGCTCCTGCAAGGATCTGTGTAGTATCAGAATACGGCAACCAATACTTCTATAATTTGAATTAATTAACCATATTTAATACTCTTTGATTTTTAGTAGGTGCTCAGTTATACCTGGGTGATTAAATGGCATCTAATGTATTTTCAGAAATAATCATATTTGTTAGTGTTTTAATAATCACTGCCGCAGTTTCAGGGAATCTTGTAACCATAACTCATAAACTGTCATTAGGAATAAACAACAAAGGAGAAATCCTATCATCAAAATTATCCCAGGATTTTGAAATCATCAACGATCCAGCAAATGTTCCAAGAAATTCAACTACTGGAATAACTACCCTTTATGTAAAAAACACGGGGAAGACGCAGATTCCATTTAATGGTAATGTATTTACAGTTATTATTGATGGGGATATTAAGAACATAGACTCTACAGCTGATTTAAACGACTTAAATGGCGTTTTAGATCCTTCAGAAGTGGGTAAAATTGATGTTAGCTACAATAACACAGGATATCATAAAATAAAGGTAATTTCTGAACAGGGCGTTACAAGAACATTAATGGCAGAAATTCAGTAAATTTTCACTATTGGTGATTTTATGAAACTTGCAAGAATTAACCTCAGTAGGGATGATATTCATAAAAGGCTGGGGGGTGGTATTCCATACGGGAGCATAATTCTTGTTGAAGGGGAGGAATCCACTGGAAAATCAATAATCGCTCAGAGACTTGCTTATGGTTTTTTACAGAACGCCCATTCAGTCACATATACCTCAACTCAATTAACAACTTTAGAATTTGTAAAACAGATGATGTCCTTAAACTACAATATAAACAAAAAATTGTTAAGTGGTACTTTACTCTATATCCCAGTATATCCTTTGATATCAGACAATACTCAGAAAGACGATTTCATAAAGAAAATTATGGAAACTAGGGCATTTTATGAAAAAGATATAGTTATATTTGATTCCTTGTCATCACTCATCGTGAATGATGCAAGCGATATAAAAGTAAACGATTTAATGGCTTTTTTTAAAAGAATAGCATCTATGAACAAAGTCATAATTTACACAATTAACCCAAAAGAACTGCCAGAATCTATTTTAACTTTACTTAGGTCTTCTGCAACAATGGTACTTAAAACTGAAATTTACACATTCGGTGGTAATATTAAAAATTTAGTCAAAATTGAAAAATACAATTTAGCACAAGGACCATTCCAGAAATTGATGGTATTCAGAGTGGAACCAAAACTAGGCATTGCGGTAGAGATATCCTCGGTAGCATAAAGGTGGTAAGATGGCGGACGAATTCAGTAACAGCATGAATCGGAATCCTCATTTACGTAGGTATGTTGAACAATTCAAAAAAACACACTTAAAGGTTCCCGAATTTATGGTAAGCCTATCTAGGGAGTTGAAGGAGATTAAATATCCGAACATACTCTACCCTATAGGGGATCCCATATTTATTCACATATATGGTAGCCCTACAACGAAAACAAAATATATAGTAATAGAACCTAGGCTAGAAACCTCCGAAGAAAGGAGAAAATACCAACTAATACTGGATAAAATATTGGAATATGCTCCTTATGGAGATTCACCTGAAAACGATGAAGAATTTGTGAAAGTTCTTACCAACCTATATGATACAGTAACCAATGTAGTAGGATCTGAGAAGAAAAGTAAAAATAAATTCCTCTCCAAGTTTCTAAACTCTGGAAAGATAAATCTCACGAAGGCGGAACGGGATAAATATCTCTACATATTAAAAAGAGACCTAATTGGATTAGGAGCTCTTGAACCTATTAGAAGGGATCCATATATTGAGGATATCCACGTAATTGGATCACACGGATGTCAGTTAGTCCATAAAATCTTTGACATGTTACCTACAAACATAACCTGGGAAGATGATATTGAACTTGCCAACTACTTAAAAAACATTTGTGAAAGAATAGGTAGGCCAGTATCTGACGCAACCCCTATTGTAGATGGTTCCCTTCCAGATGGTTCAAGGATTAACATCATATATTCTCAAGATGTTTCATTAAAAGGCCCTTCATTTACAATTAGGAAATTTACAGATGTTCCAATTAGTATTACCCAGATTATCAGCTGGGGTACGATGTCTGCCCAGACTGCCGCCTATTTATGGCTTTGTTTAGAATATGGAATGAGTATATTTGTATGTGGTGAAACTGCTTCAGGTAAGACCACCACACTAAACGCCATCCTACCGTTTATCAAACCTAAATCAAAAGTATTTTCATGTGAGGATACTGCAGAAGTTAAACCCCCACAACCGGTATGGCAGCAGTTACTTACTAGGGAAAGAGGCCCTGAAGAAAGCAGGGTTACATTATTCGATTTATTAAGGGCTGCCCTAAGATCCAGACCTAACTATATTATTGTTGGGGAGATAAGGAGTGTTGAAGGGGCTGTTGCATTCCAAGCTATGCAGACAGGTCACCCTGTATTATCCACATTCCACGCTGCAAATGTTAAAAAAATGATTCAAAGACTTAGTGGTGAGCCAATCAATATTCCTTTAACATTTATGGATAACTTGAATGTTGCAATTTTCCAGTTGGCAGTTTATACAAAGGGCAAATTCCTAAGAAGAGTTGTAGGAATTGAAGAAATTGAAGGATATTATAAGGAAGTAGATGGGGTTATAACCAGAGGTGTTTTTGAGTGGGACCCTCAATTGGACAAACATAACTTTACTGGATTGAACAACAGTTACATTCTTGAAGATAAAATTGCAAAAGTTGCAGGTTACGAGGATCCAAGGGAAATCTACGATGAACTAAACTTAAGGGTAAGAATACTTGAAGAAATGATAGCAAGAGAGATATTTGGATACTACGAAGTACTTGATGTAATTTGGAAATTCTATGAAAAGGGATTAGAAGGGCTTCCATTCCCTATCTAAGGTGATTTTAGTGCTTTTTGACATTTTACCTCGTGTAGGATTAAAGCCTAGGGACTACATCCTAAAGTTTGTCATACCCTCACTAATTATTTCAGTTATTTTGACAGTTTTGGGGGTAAAATACTTTACAGGGTATGTAAGGCTAATATTTCTACTATTGCCACTATTAATTGTAGGGAGTGCTATAGGTTACCCCTACATAGAGCTCGATACTCAGAAGAACCAAATAAATGAAAAATTGCACATATTTATAACTAAGTTTGGTGTGCTCTCAATTACTGATCTGGATAGAAAAGAACTTATGAAGTTGCTTTCAGAAGAAAAAGAAGAATTAGGGCAACTGGCCGAGGAATCTAAAAAGATTTATGTTTTAATAAAGAGATGGAACCAGTCACTTGCTGAAGCTTGTAGGTTTCTAGCAACTAGGACACCAAGTAACGAATTTGCAGATTTTTTAGATAGAATGGCATATTCATTGGATAGCGGTGAAGAATTAAAGGACTTCCTCTCAGACGAACAGGATATTGTTATGGAGGACTATGCAGCATTCTACAAGAGGGCATTATACTCATTGGATATGTTTAAAGAAATGTATGTCAGTGCAATTACTTCTGTTGCATTCTTTGTAACATTTGCAGTCATAGTCCCATTCCTAATGCCATACGACTTTACAACAACTGTAACCTTTGCACTACTGGGTTTCATATTGATAGAGGTATTGATGGTATACGGTATTAAAAGTAAACTACCATACGATAGATTATGGCACACTGGAGAAAAACCCACAGCTGTAGATCTAAAACTTAAAAAATGGCTAATAATATCTATAATTCTAACTGTAGTACTAACCACGACATTGGTTTGGGGAAAATACATTGCAGAAATACCGAAGATGGTTAAAATACCTTATCAAATACTTTTCGCAACTGGAGTTACTCCTCTTCTAATTGGGGGATATATGGCCCAGAGGGAAGAAAATTTAGTTATAAGAAAAGAATATAACTTCCCAGATTTTTTAAGGTCCCTTGGTAATTCAGTTAGTGCAAAAGGAGGAGGTATGACTGAATCCTTAAAATACTTATCATCACACGACTTTGGACCATTGACCAAAGATTTAGAGAGACTCTACAAGAGAATTTCAATAAGAATAGATAACAACAAGGCATGGAGATACTTTGGTTTTGATACATGTAGTTATTTAATCCAATTATTCTCGGAAATGTTCGAAAGATGTACATTTTTAGGTGGTGACCCTGGAAAAGCATCAGAGATCATTGGAACTAACTTCCGTAAAATAATAAACTTAAGAAAATCAAAATACCAAAGTGTTGCACAGTTTTCAGGTATAATATATGGTTTGGGAGGGGGAATGGCACTCTCTTTATACGCTTCATACGGAGTCGCCCAGATGGTATCTAACCTCTATACAACCTTAGATATTCCTGAGGCAATGATAAGCGTCATAAACATCATGTCTCCAGGAGATTTATCAATGGTATCATATCTAATGTATGCAGTATTAGTTTTTTACTCCATGGTTTCTGGATACTTGATAAAATTGATGGATGGAGGGCATCTTCAGTGCTCCCTTATGCATTTTGTTATAATGCTCTGGATAGCGTCCATTGTAAGTTATGTAACTGGATTGTTAGTACAAAGTATTTTAGGAGTTGGAATTCCACTATATTAATACTGCATTATTTGAAAAAATTGAAGAAATTAAAAAATGAAACCCAATAAAAGATTTCATGTCTTTAAAATAGCCCCTATTATAAAGCATACCAATACAAGATTCATTATTAATTTTATTCTTTTTGAAGCATTTCCAAACATGTCGGCAGGATTATCTTTATTATTTTTTATCGAATAACCACCAATTAGATTAACTATAGTACTTATAAACAAAATATCGCATAAAACTATTAAAATGAGATATATAATCCCAAACATACCCATGATATATGGCAGAGGACTTAAAAGAACTGCCATCATTAAAAAAAAGGCAGCAAAATAAAGCGATTTTTTACCATATTTTATAGGCAAGGAAATAACATTCTCTTTAATATCTCCGTCCATATCTTCAAAATCTTTTATTATTTCTCTTGCCCAGGTGGCAAACATTGCACAAAGGAACAGTATAATTGTTATACCAATATTTCCTACGGCGGCACCTCCAAAAACAAAAACAGATCCTGTTAAATAAGCCACCATTAAATTTCCAACAATTTTATTACGTTTATAGCGTTTTGCATAGTAATAAAGAACCAGAGAGTTAACTATCGCAATTATAAAACAGTTGAAATTAAACAAAGATAGTAAAAGTCCAGTAAATACTAAAAAATACGAAAAAAACCAAGCATTTTTTAATGAAATTTTTCCAGAGGGTAAAGGTCTGGAAGGTTTGTTTATTTTATCTATATCTATGTCGTATATATCATTCAAGGCATTCCCGAACCCACAAATTAAAAATACCACCAATGAAGCCATTAATATACTACCCATAAAACCAGTTTCAAATCCAGAGGCTATCAATCCACCAATAAATGCCCCAAATGATGCAGTTATACAGTTTTTTACTCTAATCAATTCTAAGTAATATTTTAAATTATCCATACTTACACCTTGTAATTATATTCATAATAATACTTCAAAACATTATTTAAAATATGGTAGATTTATTACAACATACACTTAAATAACACCACTATAACACCGCACTTACGAACGACTATAGCTGGTGCCACGAATTTATTCAAATTAACTTAGAATATTTTTAAATTCAAAATATAGAAATAAATGAACGTCCCATTTAAACCTTATGTAGTTATTAACTTCATATTGTTAAGCAGCTCGGTATAAAACACTTAAAAGGGATATAATGTTAAAATTTGGTACAGCAGGAATACCCATCAATGCAAAAAATACCTTGGATGCATTTAACTATCTTAAAAAAATAGATTTAGGTGCCATGGAGATTGAATTCGTTAGAGGAGTCAATATTAAAAAAGAAAAAGCTGAAGAATTGAAAAGCAAAACTCTTGGGCTTTCATTAAGTGTTCATGCACCATACTACATAAATTTAAATGCAGAAAATCCTGAAAAAATCGAAAGTAGTATTAAACGAATTGTTGATTCTGCAAAAATTATGGGAATCTTTAGTAAAAACAACCCTGAGAGTAAGAACGTAGTATTCCATCCAGGTTACTATCTTAAAAAAAATAGAGATGAAGTTTACAGAACCATTAGGGACAATATCAAAAAAATAGATGAATATTTAAAAACAAACAAAATAAACGTAGTACTAAGACCTGAAACCACGGGGAAAATAACCCAATTCGGTAGTATTGACGAGTTAATATCCCTTTCAAAGGAGCTCGAAATACTACCTTGTGTAGATTTTGCCCATATTTATGCAAGGAGTCTGGGAAAAATAAATAACTATGATTCATTTTACAATATAATGGTTAAAATAGAAAATGAACTTGGAAAAAAAGCTATAAAAGACGTGCACATCCATATTTCTGGAATAGAATTCGGAAAAGGTGGAGAGAAAAAACATCTTCCGATAAATGAATCATATTTTAATTATAGGGATGTTCTAAAAGTTCTAGTGGATTTTGAGGCTGAAGGCATTGTAGTATGTGAAAGCCCAAAGCTGGAATACGATGCTTTAATTTTAAAAAGAACCTATGAAGATTACATTCAAAAATTATAACGGGCTTATAACAACTTTTTTCACAGAAATCCCTTTAGGGCATTTTATTTTTTCATTTAATACCGATACCACTTTATACTTTTCACATATTCCTTCAGGATGGCATAGTAGATAGTTTTCACACAACACATTATCGCATTGAATATCACTGTGGGAGAGTGTAACACCTTCAAGGGCTTTTTTCGACTCGATAATTATTACAAATTCTGCAGGTACAACCTCAACGACTTTAACGCCGTTTTCATGAATATCACATGGATGATTTGCAGACCTCACACTCACTATTTTGTATCTTTTCCCCTCTTCCAAATTGTTATGACATATTCTCTTAAACCTACATGACTCGCACTCCTCAAGTAATCCAACGTAAATAAATTCATTACCTGTTTTTGCGAGCTCACTCCCAATTAGTGTTATCTTCTTCATAATTTCACCAGTAATAATGATAATAATAAAAAATATTTAATCGATATTATATTATATAAACAACTATTAAAAACTTATAATCAAATAGGTTACTTATTATTATCTATATGGTGTTGAAAACATGTGTGGAATAATTGGATACATTGGAAACGGGAAGGCTTCTGAAATTCTATTAAAAGGACTAACAAGATTGGAATACCGAGGATACGATAGTTGTGGTATCGGCATAATTGAGGATAATAACAATAATAACATAATCGTAAAAAAGGATATAGGTAAAGTTGGGGAGGTATCTAAAAAAGAGAATTTCTTAGATGTTAATGGAAATGTAGGAATAGGGCACTCTCGATGGAGCACACACGGGGGTATCACAAAGGAAAATGCTCATCCACATACGGATTGTAAAAATGAAATCTGCGTAGTTCATAACGGCATAATCTCCAATTACAAGGAATTAAGGGATTTTTTAATAAAAAATGGCCATAAATTTAAATCACACACTGATACAGAAGTAGTCCCGCATTTAATCGAGGAAGAATTAAAGAGATATATAGACAAAACTCTATCCGAGGAAGATTACATAAATGCAGTTAAAAATGCAGTTAAAAAATTGGATGGTACCTATGCACTTTTGATATTGAATAAAAAGTTTCCAAACGTGTTAATTGGTATTAGAAATGAAAGCCCACTTATTATGGGGATAGGGGATGAAAGCAATAATAAAGAATGCTTTTTAGGGAGCGACATATCTGCGTTTTTAGAATATACAAAGAATATTATTCCTTTGGAGGATGGAGATATTGTAATTTTAAAGAAAGATAATTCTAAAAGTAATAATAACAATAACGTAACTTACAAGATATATAACAACGAGAAAGACGTTAGCAAAGATAGAAACGTAATGAAAATAGAATGGGATATAGAAAGTGCAGAAAAAGGTGGATATGATCACTTTATGTTGAAGGAAATAATGGAAGAACCTGTGATTATTAAAAATTCTTCAAAGATATGCAGGGAAGAGATTAAGGAGCTGGCAAAAGCTGTAAAAGATTATGAAAGAATTTACATCGTTGCTATGGGGACTTCACTTCATGCAGCTATGGTTGCAGAATACTGGTTTTCTAAGTTAAATAAATTGGTAATTCCATGTGATTCATCAGAATTTTTAATTAAAGGTATAGTTGATGAAAAAACGTTAGTTATTGGTATCACCCAGAGCGGGGAAACCTATGACACCATAAAAACAATAAAATACGCAAAGAAAAAAGGTGCAAAAACTGCCACAATAGTGAATGTCTTAGGTAGTACTGCAACGAGGGAAGCAGACATCACAATTATGATGGGCTCAGGTATTGAAATATCAGTATGTGCAACAAAAACCTACATGTCCCAGTTAATGATTTTGTACAGGCTGTTTATTGAATACGGTGAAGTTATCGGCAGAAACATGGATAGATATAAAAAAGAACTTGAAAATATCCCAAGTTACATAGAAGAGGTCTTAGAAGAAAGGGAAAATATCAAACAGGTTGCAAAAAACCTAAATGTTAAAAATTATATTTTCATTTCAAAGGGTATAAACCTACCTAACGCATTGGAAGGAGCTCTGAAATTTAAAGAAATAACATACCTACATGCCGAAGGGATGAGCAGCGGGTTTTTAAAGCATGGGACAATATCCCTAATAGATGAAAATATGGATACTGTGGCTCTGATTCCACCTTCAAATTCGGAGCTCTTTAAATCTGTAATCTCAAATATTGAAGAAATTAAGGCAAGGAATGGAAAAGTAGTAGGGATTAGCCCAGTAGGTATGGAAAATACCGATTATTTAATAAAAGTTCCAGATGTTTTGGAAGAGGTAAGTCCTTTTGTATATGCCCCTGCCTGTCAGTTGTTGGCATACTACAAAGCAGTTGAACTTGGAAGGGATGTGGATAAGCCAAGGGGATTGGCAAAGAGCGTAACTGTTGAATAATATAAGTTATTAATTTTCATCCTCTCTTCTATCCAACACTTCTATTAATTCCTCCATCTTTGGAGGTAGTTCGTCCCATCTCCAAAATCCTCTTAAAATATCTTCTTCGTCATAATACTTTTTTAGATAGTTTACCCATTTATTGAAGAGATCGGGGTGGAGCTCCTTGACCCTTAAAAATTCACTGTTTAAAGCTGCAGGGCATAGGTAACATCCTATTCTTTCAAATCCTTCTTCATAGAATGGATTGTACATCATGTTTCTTGAATATATGTAGCTCCATACATCAACGGCATTCCAGTCAAGTATTGGGAATACATTTGTTTGGAAATCTATATATCCATTTTTTCTTTCATAATCTAATTTTGACCTTGTAAAGCTCTCATACTTCCTTGAACCATCAATTGTTAGGATATTTTTATCCCCGTATTCATTCCTTAAAAATTCTTTTAAAGGGATAAGTTTACATGTGCTGTTACACCATCTGTTATCCTTGGTAGGAATCCCTTGGCTATCGAGCTCACTCCAAAAATCTCTACCCTTTACCACGTGTAAATTTAAATCGTATTCTTTGGCAAAATCTTTAACAAATTTTAAAGTCTCAGGGTATTCTAACCCAGTATCTATAAATATTACATCAATATCTTCAATTACCTTTTTAGCAAGGAGTGTTGATATAGAACTATCCTTACCACCACTAAATGACGCATTTATAACATAACCTTTTCTTTTATACATATTAACGTATTTTTTAAGTATTTCCAAGGACTTTTTTTCAAGGGCGTCCAGTCTCTTCTTATTTTCATCCAAATAATCCTTTATTTTCTTAGTTTCTATTTCCTTCTTTTTTACTAAATCCTTAACTTTCAATCTATTATTTTTTTTAACGCCAACACCTATAAAATCCCCTAATTCCAATCCTAAATAATCCATATCTCCGTTCATCAATTCTTTAAATTCTTCAATATTCTCCACCAAATCTTCATTAAGCCATTTTCCTTTAAGTCTTCTCTTTGTACGTTTTAAACTTACTTTCGGTTTTTCTAACAAATAGTAATATGGGGAAGGAATAAACTTCCAATCGAGGTCCACCAAATCAAATTCAAGAATGCCTATCTGAGTATCATTTAAATACACTCTTTTTCTGTAATCCAAACCACTGATTTTTTCAAGAAATATCAAATCATCGTATTCAAAATTCTTACCTGTAAGCTTGTTCAGTACATCAATTTCATACCTTGAAGCAAATTTTGTATCTTCTCTAAACATGATATCACACAATAAAGTTTATTTTGACATACTTAATTTATTATAATTAGAATAGATCTATGGAGTGCAATTTAATTAAAATATAATATATTTAAAATTAAAAACAGCCTATTGTTTAATGTATCTACCCAATATAATTAATTAAAAGTAAATTTCATTTATTCATTTATTATTCTTATGTTATGTAATACACACACCACTTAATTTGATAAAATAGTCGAGATTTAGGAAACTATAAAATCCATAGGATTTTTCAACTTTTTTAAAAAATTTCTTTTAAAGGATATCCTCAAGATATTTTATAAAATCTCCTTTTTTAGGTATGTAGGAACCACAGGCAAACTTGTGACCTCCACCACTTCCTCCAACCTTTTTTGAGGCGTATTTGATAGCTTCTGCCAAGTTTATATCTTCTGCAAATGAAATAAGTTTTGGACATCTTGCAGATACCTTGTAACCTTCATCGATCTCAGAAATTGCAAATATGGGTTTTTTCCAGTCTACTTCTTCTATAGAGTAACTCATCCCAGCTATAATACCTACAATATTTCCCCCTATTTTATTGTTTTCCACTTCAAAATATTGGAACTTATCCCTCTGAATTATTTCAACTTCGTTTTTTATATAGTCCAATGATTCTGAAATATTTCTCTTGTGGGACCTCAGCATTTTTTTCATTTTATCATAGTATTTATCCCTATCTCCTTTTAGTACTTGAAGGGGTGTTTCATACTCTCCGTATCTTGAACATGAATTTATACAGGTTGAAAACTCCTCTAAATTCCTTAGAGGTGACTTAATTTCTTCACTTCTAAGTTCATAACTTTCCCCAAATATTACCTTTGGCAGGTATACAATCCACTTTGGGGGCACATGCCGGTTACATTTACTTAGAAATTCAGTTCCAATCATTCTCTTTTCATCGAGTGTTAGTTCACATAGGTAATTTTTAGGTAGTATATTTGTATCGTATTTCCTATTTATTTTATTTATGAAGTCGATAATTCTAGAGTCGTTGTTCATTAAATCGGTCCTAACATCAGTGAAATACTTAATCGAAGTAAAAAGTGGTTTAGTATGTTTCCCATAGAACTGCAAATCAGGGAAATTTACAATATCTCCTGCTTCAATGGCATCCTTTAAAATTACCTCCCGATTAAGCCCCACCAACTTACCTTCAAGGTTCTGAATATCACCAACTGCTCCAAGTATGGCATATTTTGCAAGATCTGTATATCTAGGATCGCATATTTTAGCAAATAGATAACAAACTCCTGCCCCACAGATTTCCTTTCCACCGTCAATATTGTTATTCCATGGATTTACATTGATGATATTTTCAGGAAGTTTGGTATCGTCAATAAGGTGATGGTCCAATATAATTATATATTTATCCTTTCGATCCAGTAGGCCGTATTCATTCATTTTTTCCTTTATTAGTTCAAGCTGACCGCTACCTAGATCAGCAAATATTATTACATCGTAGTCAAAAGGAATTGTATCTAT
Coding sequences within it:
- a CDS encoding FlaD/FlaE family flagellar protein, which codes for MNTEVLSSILLESHKPAKLDDIPEDPISIIFAFKWLEYLYERVGSSNMVDVLDFYYNLGWISDKAISKLLKFSKGIYVEDDEIESESGRLTITDHLVSLLFIERLNGKKISGEMLDRIEWEIRRIKKGAEQYYGI
- a CDS encoding ATPase domain-containing protein, which gives rise to MKLARINLSRDDIHKRLGGGIPYGSIILVEGEESTGKSIIAQRLAYGFLQNAHSVTYTSTQLTTLEFVKQMMSLNYNINKKLLSGTLLYIPVYPLISDNTQKDDFIKKIMETRAFYEKDIVIFDSLSSLIVNDASDIKVNDLMAFFKRIASMNKVIIYTINPKELPESILTLLRSSATMVLKTEIYTFGGNIKNLVKIEKYNLAQGPFQKLMVFRVEPKLGIAVEISSVA
- a CDS encoding type II/IV secretion system ATPase subunit, with the protein product MADEFSNSMNRNPHLRRYVEQFKKTHLKVPEFMVSLSRELKEIKYPNILYPIGDPIFIHIYGSPTTKTKYIVIEPRLETSEERRKYQLILDKILEYAPYGDSPENDEEFVKVLTNLYDTVTNVVGSEKKSKNKFLSKFLNSGKINLTKAERDKYLYILKRDLIGLGALEPIRRDPYIEDIHVIGSHGCQLVHKIFDMLPTNITWEDDIELANYLKNICERIGRPVSDATPIVDGSLPDGSRINIIYSQDVSLKGPSFTIRKFTDVPISITQIISWGTMSAQTAAYLWLCLEYGMSIFVCGETASGKTTTLNAILPFIKPKSKVFSCEDTAEVKPPQPVWQQLLTRERGPEESRVTLFDLLRAALRSRPNYIIVGEIRSVEGAVAFQAMQTGHPVLSTFHAANVKKMIQRLSGEPINIPLTFMDNLNVAIFQLAVYTKGKFLRRVVGIEEIEGYYKEVDGVITRGVFEWDPQLDKHNFTGLNNSYILEDKIAKVAGYEDPREIYDELNLRVRILEEMIAREIFGYYEVLDVIWKFYEKGLEGLPFPI
- the flaJ gene encoding archaellar assembly protein FlaJ, which produces MLFDILPRVGLKPRDYILKFVIPSLIISVILTVLGVKYFTGYVRLIFLLLPLLIVGSAIGYPYIELDTQKNQINEKLHIFITKFGVLSITDLDRKELMKLLSEEKEELGQLAEESKKIYVLIKRWNQSLAEACRFLATRTPSNEFADFLDRMAYSLDSGEELKDFLSDEQDIVMEDYAAFYKRALYSLDMFKEMYVSAITSVAFFVTFAVIVPFLMPYDFTTTVTFALLGFILIEVLMVYGIKSKLPYDRLWHTGEKPTAVDLKLKKWLIISIILTVVLTTTLVWGKYIAEIPKMVKIPYQILFATGVTPLLIGGYMAQREENLVIRKEYNFPDFLRSLGNSVSAKGGGMTESLKYLSSHDFGPLTKDLERLYKRISIRIDNNKAWRYFGFDTCSYLIQLFSEMFERCTFLGGDPGKASEIIGTNFRKIINLRKSKYQSVAQFSGIIYGLGGGMALSLYASYGVAQMVSNLYTTLDIPEAMISVINIMSPGDLSMVSYLMYAVLVFYSMVSGYLIKLMDGGHLQCSLMHFVIMLWIASIVSYVTGLLVQSILGVGIPLY
- a CDS encoding UbiA family prenyltransferase — protein: MDNLKYYLELIRVKNCITASFGAFIGGLIASGFETGFMGSILMASLVVFLICGFGNALNDIYDIDIDKINKPSRPLPSGKISLKNAWFFSYFLVFTGLLLSLFNFNCFIIAIVNSLVLYYYAKRYKRNKIVGNLMVAYLTGSVFVFGGAAVGNIGITIILFLCAMFATWAREIIKDFEDMDGDIKENVISLPIKYGKKSLYFAAFFLMMAVLLSPLPYIMGMFGIIYLILIVLCDILFISTIVNLIGGYSIKNNKDNPADMFGNASKRIKLIMNLVLVCFIIGAILKT
- a CDS encoding TIM barrel protein, translating into MLKFGTAGIPINAKNTLDAFNYLKKIDLGAMEIEFVRGVNIKKEKAEELKSKTLGLSLSVHAPYYINLNAENPEKIESSIKRIVDSAKIMGIFSKNNPESKNVVFHPGYYLKKNRDEVYRTIRDNIKKIDEYLKTNKINVVLRPETTGKITQFGSIDELISLSKELEILPCVDFAHIYARSLGKINNYDSFYNIMVKIENELGKKAIKDVHIHISGIEFGKGGEKKHLPINESYFNYRDVLKVLVDFEAEGIVVCESPKLEYDALILKRTYEDYIQKL
- a CDS encoding UPF0179 family protein gives rise to the protein MKKITLIGSELAKTGNEFIYVGLLEECESCRFKRICHNNLEEGKRYKIVSVRSANHPCDIHENGVKVVEVVPAEFVIIIESKKALEGVTLSHSDIQCDNVLCENYLLCHPEGICEKYKVVSVLNEKIKCPKGISVKKVVISPL